A genomic stretch from Barnesiella intestinihominis YIT 11860 includes:
- a CDS encoding choice-of-anchor J domain-containing protein, translating into MKLSSTKLKVFGGWIVVLMCIMAFSSKVLGSESIPKERENYQFTERSVPLKSGKAQVRKYRKRSSRNPVGIINISKLPARTRVAKINAQNSPANLFGFLAATNSYEERDYGIYSINPNTGDYSKLYDVEEYGEGEGGGTYANGKFYLSVFDEFYWSGINSAKLVVVDVVTGDKQVIEKEAEYPNAAVNMTYDPVNDVVYSINYDEAGEAYTLSKLDLQTLDFTVVAPMENSYRGMCIDGEGQMYVIDDYGDVYKFDKESAVQGEKVVSTGFFPEYSQSCCWSPLDRKIYWAACNWSESELIVIDPVSKEFYTQLAFENGEEWIGLYTTDPFSDPSAPAAVENLSISYATPGATTARISCDLPTRTAGGNELKGLINVAIVVDGDTVQIKENQSPGAEFSISLVLTNGLHVLKVICLNSGGEGVAASIKTFTGEDMPQIPTEVTAVAEESGKVTLSWTLPEAGINGGWVNLTKVSYDILRNGESLSTDIKETTYIDNLPENELKSYKYTVIVKFGGEECGSVESNSVVFGKAVSLPYEQTFEDASSFDLLNIIDNNGDGVTWQFDTGQFSAGYTFSADNAADDYLVLPKMTFKAYNVYSLSFDICSGSGYNAEIIGVKVGAEPSVETLSTIVMEPTEIMADASSPRHIVLTYVPEANGQGNFAIHCTSVADRFGVNVDNVRVEEFGSIYAPKGVTDFVVTADQTGLQKATMSFVVPKENYQGEPLSSVSKIEILRNGKLIKTFENPVLGATLTYEDEHSDFGFNTYGIVAYSGENAGVKVEQTVFCGIYSLPYIVAPTQQEFSLFTIKDNNNDDNTWYYDISDGSLKYAYCSNSADDYVVTPAIELGTAHMIEVVFDAKAGVMGSEKLEVTYGKSDKPEDQQKAQTFDLTNKEYQTFTATFEVTEHGRYYVGFHAISDPDQFTLNIKNIEVRNGALMKAPAAVTELKATPAAQGGLSATLSFRLPTQSLNGEELTGTVDVTVKRADGSVVAEFTGKQPGEVLSCNDENAVQGNNVYTVVAKNEFSEGGTATVTCYCGIDVPSIVSNFTALPSSDNLKAELSWSVPTVGVHNGYFQPSDITYKIYEYVGTSYREVGTTTALSYTATPSSSKLDSYTFLVSATTIGGEGEAALDNVVLGIPYTMPFEENGVNNMTTTYPWIMGALSGQAEWGLTNYIRSLGLEPEDGGMFVCHSQSGKGEARLQVPKLNLGGFNAPTLTFLLYRYQNAAGKLSVKVTADDKAYTEVYSANTASFLPGWTVCKVNLAQYKDYPWIAIVFDGAVSNGSDYVIIDNMAVANESEFDAKLESIKGARRPVVGESENYTVVVKNNGKQSITYDVNLYVDETLVQTLSRTEALAQGETADHLFTVTPTAEMIGKETPIKAEVIAKESDEIPENNILEAIIIASQSELPVITDLVGEKTERAHELSWTKPTLTPEPVVDDFEGYESFIYENIGDYTVVDGDGLTSAGILFVEFPNMGTPMAFQVWEPLAEGVDVTSNNWKPHSGEKCLVSWAGLSYDGLTPQNDDYLISPEIIGGTNVSFYATIPTTEYTPETFEVLYSTTTTDVDAFELLATESVLNVGWKEYSYQLPENARYFAIHYISSNKFALLVDDLSYVPVSAVKDLSVVGYHVYCNGQKLTQTPIVETNYSTPSIEYGAYHVTVVYDKGESFRSNTVRLGTSAVDELNRNDIRVYGMNGCIMSEGVTGRKISVYGIDGRTLFYIESESDTEKIPMERGVYLVKVDNRTIRVQVR; encoded by the coding sequence ATGAAGTTATCAAGTACTAAATTAAAGGTTTTTGGAGGTTGGATCGTTGTGCTTATGTGTATAATGGCTTTTTCTTCCAAAGTTTTAGGGTCGGAATCTATTCCGAAAGAACGTGAAAATTATCAATTTACAGAACGGAGTGTACCTCTTAAATCAGGTAAAGCGCAGGTTCGTAAATATAGAAAGCGCTCGTCTCGAAATCCAGTGGGAATTATTAATATCTCTAAGTTGCCGGCTCGTACTCGTGTTGCCAAAATTAATGCACAAAATTCACCGGCGAATTTGTTCGGCTTTTTGGCAGCTACTAATAGTTATGAAGAGAGGGATTATGGTATCTACTCGATTAATCCTAATACAGGAGATTATTCTAAACTGTATGACGTAGAGGAATATGGTGAAGGCGAAGGCGGTGGGACTTACGCTAATGGAAAATTCTATTTATCGGTTTTTGACGAGTTTTACTGGTCGGGTATCAATTCTGCAAAATTGGTAGTCGTAGATGTCGTGACGGGAGATAAACAAGTTATAGAAAAAGAGGCGGAATATCCTAATGCTGCGGTGAATATGACCTATGATCCGGTCAATGATGTCGTTTATTCAATTAATTATGATGAGGCCGGGGAGGCTTATACGTTGAGTAAATTGGACCTCCAAACATTGGATTTTACAGTTGTCGCTCCAATGGAAAATTCTTATCGGGGAATGTGTATCGATGGAGAAGGGCAAATGTATGTAATCGATGATTATGGCGATGTATATAAGTTTGATAAAGAGTCTGCCGTACAGGGGGAGAAAGTAGTGAGTACAGGTTTTTTCCCTGAATATTCTCAATCGTGTTGTTGGAGCCCTCTCGATCGTAAAATCTATTGGGCTGCTTGTAATTGGAGTGAGAGCGAGTTGATTGTAATAGATCCGGTCTCGAAAGAGTTTTATACGCAATTGGCTTTTGAAAATGGAGAGGAGTGGATTGGCTTGTACACGACAGATCCTTTTTCTGATCCTTCTGCTCCGGCTGCTGTTGAAAATTTGAGTATATCCTATGCGACTCCGGGTGCGACGACAGCCCGAATTTCGTGCGATCTTCCTACAAGGACTGCCGGTGGTAATGAACTGAAAGGATTGATAAATGTAGCCATAGTAGTCGATGGCGATACTGTCCAGATAAAGGAAAACCAAAGTCCCGGTGCGGAATTTTCTATATCTCTTGTATTAACGAATGGATTACATGTATTGAAAGTAATTTGTTTGAATAGTGGCGGAGAGGGGGTTGCAGCTTCGATAAAAACTTTTACCGGAGAAGATATGCCCCAAATTCCAACCGAAGTGACCGCTGTTGCCGAAGAATCTGGGAAGGTAACCCTTTCTTGGACATTACCCGAAGCCGGTATTAATGGAGGTTGGGTAAACTTGACAAAAGTTTCGTATGACATTCTTCGTAATGGAGAGTCGTTATCGACCGACATAAAAGAGACAACTTATATCGATAATCTTCCCGAGAATGAGTTAAAGTCTTACAAGTATACTGTAATCGTGAAGTTCGGCGGAGAAGAGTGTGGGTCGGTCGAGAGTAATTCGGTCGTTTTTGGGAAAGCCGTTTCGCTTCCTTATGAACAAACTTTCGAAGATGCATCGTCATTCGATTTGTTGAACATAATCGATAATAATGGCGATGGTGTGACTTGGCAATTCGATACGGGTCAATTTAGTGCGGGTTATACTTTCTCTGCCGATAATGCTGCTGATGATTATTTGGTATTGCCTAAAATGACTTTTAAAGCTTATAATGTTTATTCGCTTTCGTTCGATATTTGTTCAGGCTCGGGGTATAATGCAGAAATTATTGGTGTTAAAGTGGGAGCGGAGCCTTCCGTAGAAACGTTATCTACGATTGTTATGGAACCGACGGAAATTATGGCGGATGCGTCTTCTCCGAGACATATTGTACTTACCTACGTGCCAGAAGCGAACGGGCAAGGAAATTTTGCAATTCATTGTACAAGCGTTGCCGATCGTTTTGGAGTTAATGTAGATAATGTTCGTGTGGAAGAATTCGGAAGTATTTATGCTCCGAAAGGCGTAACCGATTTTGTGGTGACGGCAGATCAAACAGGATTACAGAAAGCTACAATGAGTTTTGTCGTTCCGAAAGAAAATTATCAAGGAGAACCTCTTTCGTCTGTTTCTAAAATTGAAATCTTGCGTAATGGGAAGTTAATAAAAACGTTTGAAAATCCGGTTTTGGGAGCGACATTAACGTATGAAGACGAACATTCGGACTTTGGGTTTAATACATATGGCATCGTGGCTTATAGTGGAGAAAATGCCGGTGTAAAAGTGGAACAAACGGTATTCTGCGGTATTTATTCTTTACCTTATATAGTAGCGCCGACTCAACAGGAGTTTTCTTTGTTTACGATCAAGGATAACAATAACGATGATAATACTTGGTACTACGATATAAGCGACGGTTCGTTGAAGTATGCTTATTGTTCGAATTCGGCCGATGATTATGTCGTAACGCCAGCCATCGAATTGGGAACCGCCCATATGATAGAGGTCGTGTTTGACGCTAAGGCCGGTGTAATGGGTTCTGAGAAATTGGAAGTGACTTATGGTAAATCGGATAAGCCGGAAGATCAACAAAAGGCTCAGACATTTGATTTGACGAACAAGGAATATCAAACTTTTACAGCTACCTTTGAAGTTACAGAGCATGGCCGTTATTATGTCGGATTCCATGCAATTTCCGATCCAGATCAATTTACCTTGAATATAAAAAATATAGAGGTGCGTAACGGTGCGTTGATGAAAGCTCCGGCCGCTGTTACAGAATTAAAGGCTACTCCCGCTGCACAAGGGGGGCTTTCGGCAACGCTGAGTTTCCGGTTGCCTACTCAAAGCTTGAACGGTGAAGAGCTGACCGGTACGGTCGATGTGACCGTGAAACGTGCCGACGGGTCTGTGGTCGCTGAATTTACGGGTAAACAACCCGGAGAAGTTCTTTCTTGTAATGATGAGAATGCGGTTCAGGGAAATAACGTTTATACTGTGGTGGCCAAGAATGAGTTCAGTGAAGGAGGAACAGCTACGGTAACGTGTTATTGCGGTATCGATGTTCCAAGCATTGTGTCGAACTTTACAGCTTTACCCTCTTCCGATAATTTGAAGGCCGAGTTATCGTGGAGTGTTCCTACGGTTGGTGTGCATAATGGTTATTTCCAACCATCTGATATTACGTATAAGATTTATGAGTATGTGGGTACGAGTTATAGGGAAGTGGGAACTACCACAGCCCTTTCTTATACGGCTACTCCGTCCTCTTCTAAACTCGATTCTTATACTTTCCTTGTCTCTGCTACTACTATCGGGGGCGAAGGCGAGGCTGCGTTAGATAATGTCGTATTGGGAATCCCTTATACGATGCCTTTCGAGGAAAACGGTGTGAATAATATGACAACAACTTATCCTTGGATTATGGGGGCATTGAGCGGACAAGCCGAGTGGGGATTGACGAATTATATCCGCAGTCTCGGTTTGGAGCCGGAAGATGGAGGAATGTTCGTTTGCCATTCTCAATCGGGTAAGGGAGAAGCTCGTTTACAAGTCCCCAAATTAAATTTGGGTGGTTTTAATGCTCCTACATTGACATTTTTATTATATCGTTACCAGAATGCTGCCGGAAAATTATCGGTGAAAGTGACTGCCGATGATAAAGCATATACCGAGGTTTATAGCGCCAATACAGCCTCTTTTCTTCCGGGTTGGACCGTATGCAAAGTAAATTTGGCTCAATATAAAGATTATCCGTGGATTGCAATTGTGTTTGATGGAGCTGTTTCTAATGGTAGTGATTATGTAATCATCGATAATATGGCAGTTGCTAATGAGTCGGAATTTGATGCGAAACTCGAAAGTATCAAAGGTGCTCGTCGTCCTGTCGTGGGTGAATCTGAAAATTATACGGTTGTCGTTAAAAATAACGGGAAGCAGTCGATAACTTATGATGTGAATCTTTATGTAGATGAGACTCTGGTTCAAACTCTTTCTCGGACGGAGGCTTTGGCGCAGGGAGAAACAGCCGATCATTTATTTACGGTTACTCCTACGGCTGAAATGATAGGTAAAGAAACTCCTATTAAAGCAGAGGTTATCGCAAAAGAGTCTGATGAGATCCCAGAAAATAATATATTGGAGGCAATAATAATCGCTTCTCAATCAGAGTTGCCTGTTATTACCGATTTAGTCGGGGAGAAAACAGAGAGGGCTCATGAATTGTCTTGGACAAAGCCCACATTGACCCCCGAGCCGGTAGTAGATGATTTCGAAGGTTACGAATCGTTTATTTATGAGAATATAGGTGATTATACAGTGGTAGATGGAGATGGATTGACCTCTGCCGGTATTTTATTTGTAGAATTTCCGAATATGGGTACACCGATGGCGTTTCAAGTCTGGGAACCTCTGGCCGAGGGTGTTGATGTGACTTCGAATAACTGGAAGCCTCATTCTGGTGAAAAATGTTTGGTTTCTTGGGCTGGTTTGAGTTATGACGGTCTGACGCCTCAAAATGACGACTACTTGATTTCTCCTGAAATTATAGGAGGAACAAACGTGTCGTTCTATGCTACGATTCCTACAACGGAATATACGCCGGAGACATTTGAAGTACTTTATTCGACGACAACGACCGATGTAGATGCCTTTGAATTGCTTGCTACGGAATCGGTTCTTAATGTAGGTTGGAAAGAATATTCTTATCAGTTACCAGAGAATGCCCGTTATTTTGCAATTCATTATATCAGTTCGAATAAGTTCGCTTTATTAGTTGATGATTTGTCGTATGTCCCGGTATCGGCGGTAAAAGATTTGTCGGTTGTAGGGTATCATGTTTATTGCAATGGACAGAAACTGACTCAAACTCCTATCGTTGAGACGAATTATTCTACTCCGTCTATTGAATATGGAGCTTATCATGTCACTGTTGTTTATGATAAAGGAGAATCGTTCCGCTCGAATACCGTTCGTTTGGGAACATCGGCAGTAGATGAGTTGAACCGAAATGACATCAGGGTTTATGGTATGAACGGTTGCATTATGTCTGAGGGGGTGACAGGAAGAAAAATATCTGTTTATGGCATTGATGGTCGTACGCTCTTTTATATAGAGTCAGAAAGTGATACAGAGAAAATTCCAATGGAAAGAGGCGTTTATCTTGTGAAGGTAGATAATCGAACAATCCGGGTTCAAGTCCGTTAG
- a CDS encoding secretion protein, translating to MKVNIFKCLTLSLLLCSIQLLYAGRIYDEFEDTYKITWIGNSKLISGTTDDWAQRAGDIYRLKIDDPSNYSFLVYELPENEIAHEIIVDYYSPTGLRPTLAVKNSAGEETKYVEGWDNGYPEITDKGHGLYRCTLKDNLIPEDATQVVIYLDAQSDIELLRNIVYYGDGYQAKNYNEKTNYYRVQKLLEKAESGNDITIGVIGGSMTAGANAEPMETNCYGARLKAWFESTFEIDVNFINIGIGSTNSYFGCIRAEEKLLRFNPDLIIIEYACNDQLEDIYLDSYESLIRKCWKNPGEPAVISLMLCTQAGISKIERQYPIAQHCQIPIVSYNDAIKDEIIKGEKTWLDYYQTSTLIGGDGIYPNTTAHQKIADLIATELLEGKKASNIDRMASLPAPLYSNILEDAFYLSETDITPVQTGVWTAGGSIWDFGTGKGWRSEIANSELQFKINGDVAAVTYWKRPANENFGTAQIWVDDNPAVVIDGSNGEHIDQIVLTDLGIGEHILHIKLLENKKFEIVCIAVSGERSYWNGRYYLENVANNLRLTISNNDITMNPNGTGFNVSHTDDGYIAFNENNSYLSVNAATGALELSSNLDTSSKFLYIDKGEKAAIRALANGKYLSQKDNIITASTSDIADNEYFLFKNEGDPTTINELRNNEIDCSVVSNQIIIKNAIGEQVNIFDLSGKLLYRQNISTNNENIYFNNGNYLIQIGDKTFKCNI from the coding sequence ATGAAAGTGAACATATTTAAATGCCTAACATTATCTCTATTACTATGCAGTATCCAATTACTATACGCAGGACGCATATATGACGAATTCGAAGATACCTATAAAATAACTTGGATTGGTAACTCAAAATTGATTTCTGGAACGACCGACGATTGGGCACAACGAGCCGGAGACATCTATCGATTGAAAATCGACGATCCATCAAACTACTCATTCTTAGTTTATGAACTGCCCGAAAATGAAATTGCTCATGAAATAATTGTCGATTACTATTCTCCGACCGGACTACGTCCCACTTTGGCCGTAAAAAATTCGGCCGGAGAAGAAACCAAATATGTGGAAGGTTGGGACAACGGTTATCCAGAAATAACGGATAAAGGGCATGGACTATATCGATGCACTTTAAAAGACAACTTGATACCGGAAGATGCGACTCAGGTCGTTATCTATTTAGATGCCCAATCCGACATAGAATTATTAAGAAATATAGTATATTATGGAGATGGCTATCAAGCGAAGAATTACAACGAAAAAACGAACTATTACCGGGTTCAAAAGCTATTGGAAAAAGCTGAAAGCGGCAATGACATTACCATCGGTGTCATAGGTGGTTCGATGACTGCCGGAGCCAACGCCGAACCGATGGAGACCAATTGTTACGGAGCCCGATTAAAGGCTTGGTTCGAATCGACTTTTGAAATCGACGTCAATTTCATCAATATCGGTATCGGTTCTACGAATTCCTATTTCGGGTGTATTCGTGCCGAAGAGAAACTATTACGATTCAACCCCGATTTGATTATAATCGAATATGCTTGCAACGACCAACTCGAAGATATTTATCTGGATTCTTACGAAAGCCTGATACGGAAATGTTGGAAAAACCCGGGTGAGCCAGCCGTTATATCGCTAATGCTATGCACGCAAGCTGGGATTTCAAAAATCGAACGTCAATATCCCATCGCTCAACATTGTCAAATTCCGATCGTCAGTTACAACGATGCCATAAAAGACGAAATAATCAAAGGAGAAAAAACATGGCTGGACTATTACCAAACCTCTACACTCATCGGCGGTGATGGCATATACCCCAATACAACCGCACATCAAAAAATCGCCGACCTAATAGCGACCGAACTACTTGAAGGGAAAAAAGCATCGAACATCGATCGAATGGCATCACTACCAGCTCCGCTATATAGCAACATTTTAGAAGATGCATTTTATTTGAGCGAAACCGATATAACCCCGGTCCAAACAGGTGTCTGGACGGCGGGAGGTTCTATTTGGGATTTCGGCACAGGAAAAGGTTGGAGAAGCGAAATTGCAAACAGTGAACTTCAATTTAAAATTAACGGAGACGTTGCTGCCGTCACATATTGGAAACGCCCGGCAAACGAAAATTTCGGAACGGCCCAAATTTGGGTAGACGACAATCCGGCCGTAGTCATTGACGGCTCTAACGGAGAACACATCGACCAAATCGTATTGACCGATTTGGGAATCGGAGAACATATACTCCACATCAAACTGTTGGAAAACAAAAAATTCGAAATTGTATGTATTGCCGTTTCGGGGGAAAGAAGCTATTGGAACGGACGATACTATTTGGAAAACGTTGCCAACAATCTTAGGTTAACGATCAGCAACAATGACATTACGATGAATCCGAACGGTACAGGTTTTAATGTTTCTCATACCGACGACGGATATATCGCCTTCAACGAAAACAATTCATATCTATCGGTCAATGCTGCTACCGGCGCTTTGGAACTTTCATCGAATCTCGACACCTCCTCAAAATTTCTCTACATAGACAAAGGTGAAAAAGCTGCAATACGGGCTTTGGCTAACGGAAAATATTTGTCTCAAAAAGACAACATTATAACGGCCTCTACCTCCGATATAGCCGACAACGAATATTTTCTATTCAAAAACGAAGGCGATCCCACAACTATTAACGAATTAAGAAACAACGAAATCGACTGTTCCGTTGTATCCAATCAAATCATAATCAAAAATGCAATCGGAGAGCAAGTCAATATTTTCGATCTATCCGGTAAACTACTATATCGACAAAACATCTCGACCAATAATGAGAATATCTATTTCAACAATGGCAATTATTTAATACAAATCGGCGACAAGACATTTAAATGTAATATATAA
- a CDS encoding uroporphyrinogen decarboxylase family protein, producing MMTAKENVIRTLRHDNPEWIPVNLWQLPAAKLKYGQALDDIINRCEIDILSAPFDDPTEDARHYQIGSYTDCWGSTWVNHQAGIIGEVKEYPFADFNKVWNYESPKKLFLSGISGFEKTKAFIDTHKDKFILGGWISLFERMQYLRGTENLFMDTLIESPEYFKLMEIVEDFYNTYLDEWLKLEVDGIIFGDDWGSQRSLLISPETWRKQYKPLYKRFFDKVHTAGKFVFMHSDGYILELYDDLIEIGVDAINSQVWCMGLDKVAEKCNGRITNWGEICRQHILPEGSVEDVIDAVHKMKEALWVNGGLIGQFEAGPDMPLENIKAGLIHWND from the coding sequence ATGATGACAGCCAAAGAAAATGTAATACGAACCCTTCGACATGACAATCCGGAATGGATTCCGGTAAACCTGTGGCAACTGCCCGCCGCAAAACTAAAATACGGACAAGCGCTTGACGACATCATCAATCGCTGCGAAATCGATATTCTCTCCGCTCCGTTCGACGACCCCACCGAAGACGCACGTCACTACCAAATCGGCAGTTATACCGATTGCTGGGGATCGACTTGGGTAAATCACCAAGCAGGTATTATCGGAGAAGTAAAAGAATATCCTTTTGCCGATTTCAATAAAGTTTGGAACTATGAAAGTCCCAAAAAATTATTTTTATCAGGCATCTCTGGATTTGAAAAGACAAAAGCATTCATTGACACTCATAAAGACAAATTTATCTTAGGCGGTTGGATTAGCTTATTCGAACGTATGCAATACCTTCGTGGTACAGAAAACCTTTTCATGGATACGTTGATTGAATCTCCGGAATATTTCAAACTAATGGAAATTGTCGAAGATTTTTATAACACCTATTTAGACGAATGGCTCAAATTAGAAGTCGACGGAATAATTTTCGGAGACGACTGGGGCTCACAACGCTCTTTATTAATCTCGCCTGAAACATGGAGAAAACAATATAAACCTTTATACAAACGGTTTTTTGACAAAGTCCATACTGCCGGTAAATTCGTTTTTATGCATAGCGACGGCTACATTTTGGAACTATACGACGACTTGATCGAGATAGGAGTAGATGCCATCAATAGTCAAGTGTGGTGCATGGGATTAGACAAAGTCGCCGAAAAATGCAACGGACGTATTACAAACTGGGGCGAAATATGTCGTCAGCACATACTCCCCGAAGGAAGTGTCGAAGATGTAATCGACGCCGTACACAAAATGAAAGAAGCTCTATGGGTAAATGGTGGCCTCATCGGGCAATTCGAAGCCGGACCCGATATGCCACTGGAAAATATCAAAGCTGGTTTAATCCATTGGAACGACTAA
- a CDS encoding uroporphyrinogen decarboxylase family protein: protein MEQFQPNANNILDVLYNKKPKYLPLYEHHIDIEFIEKFTGEELIGYRETEPEYFFKKVTEFWKNNTYDAFDFEAPICDVFPEHGAIMGGKLGPIQTRSDFERYPFDEIPHLFWEANKPKLDAIRKVLPTGMKAYGGCGYGIFESAQDLVGYENLCIMQYIDPDLFRDLFIRIGDLYVELWSKMIQEYSDIFIFFRMGDDLGHRTSTMLEPTTIINHILPQTKRIIDLVHHAEKKFLLHSCGNIFEIMPDIITLGIDAKHSNEDLIAPFDEWIKRYNGQIGLFGGFDVNLLSLGTYQSVYDEVLRKGTEYRRICKGYGLGSGNSIASYVSVDGFRGMIDAVKQIRRKEK from the coding sequence ATGGAACAGTTTCAGCCGAATGCAAACAACATTCTCGATGTCCTTTATAACAAAAAGCCAAAGTATCTCCCTCTATATGAACATCACATCGATATTGAATTTATAGAGAAATTTACAGGAGAAGAACTTATCGGTTACCGAGAAACAGAACCAGAATACTTTTTCAAAAAAGTAACGGAGTTTTGGAAAAATAATACCTACGATGCCTTTGACTTCGAAGCTCCAATCTGCGACGTTTTCCCGGAGCACGGTGCAATTATGGGAGGAAAATTAGGCCCCATTCAAACCCGATCAGATTTTGAGCGCTATCCCTTCGACGAAATACCCCATTTGTTTTGGGAAGCGAACAAACCCAAACTCGACGCTATCAGAAAAGTCTTGCCAACAGGAATGAAAGCATATGGAGGATGCGGGTATGGCATTTTCGAATCCGCCCAAGATTTGGTAGGTTACGAGAATCTGTGTATCATGCAATACATAGATCCCGACTTGTTCCGCGACCTTTTTATTCGTATCGGTGACTTATACGTCGAATTATGGTCCAAAATGATACAAGAATACAGCGACATCTTCATTTTTTTCCGTATGGGCGACGACTTGGGACACCGCACATCGACCATGCTCGAACCGACAACCATCATTAACCACATACTTCCTCAAACCAAGCGTATAATAGACTTGGTACATCATGCAGAAAAAAAATTTCTTCTGCATAGTTGCGGTAACATATTCGAAATAATGCCCGACATCATAACTTTGGGAATTGACGCAAAGCATAGCAACGAAGACCTGATCGCTCCTTTCGACGAATGGATAAAACGATATAACGGTCAAATAGGACTTTTTGGAGGCTTCGATGTAAATCTGCTTTCGTTGGGAACCTATCAATCCGTATATGACGAAGTATTGAGAAAAGGCACAGAATACCGGCGCATTTGCAAGGGTTACGGATTAGGTTCGGGTAATTCCATCGCTTCTTATGTCTCTGTCGATGGATTCAGAGGAATGATCGATGCCGTCAAACAAATTCGAAGAAAAGAAAAATAA
- a CDS encoding corrinoid protein — MAKLSDLHNAIVKGNLELAVSTTQEALQENIDPQTLISDYLIKGMEEIGTQFEAGKAYVPNLLMSARAMKGALELLKPYMENDKNTISLGKVVIGTVKGDLHDIGKNLVSSMLEGCGFEVINLGVDVSDEKFVEAAKEHKANIVCMSALLTTTMVYMKEVIKAFEKAGIRNDVKIMIGGAPLSEKFAEEIGADGYSDNANAAVTLARKLLNK; from the coding sequence ATGGCAAAACTTTCAGATTTACATAATGCAATCGTAAAAGGGAATCTCGAACTGGCAGTTAGTACAACCCAAGAAGCGCTTCAAGAAAATATCGACCCGCAAACATTGATCAGCGATTATTTGATTAAAGGAATGGAAGAAATCGGGACTCAATTCGAAGCCGGAAAAGCCTATGTTCCCAACCTGTTGATGAGTGCCCGGGCTATGAAAGGAGCTTTGGAACTTCTTAAACCTTACATGGAAAATGACAAAAATACAATCTCTCTCGGGAAAGTTGTCATTGGAACGGTTAAAGGCGATCTGCATGACATCGGGAAAAACCTCGTAAGCTCTATGTTGGAAGGCTGTGGGTTCGAAGTAATTAATCTCGGTGTCGATGTTTCCGATGAAAAATTCGTCGAAGCCGCCAAAGAACACAAAGCGAACATTGTCTGTATGTCGGCACTTCTGACTACCACAATGGTTTATATGAAAGAAGTTATCAAAGCTTTTGAAAAAGCCGGAATCAGAAACGATGTCAAAATCATGATTGGAGGCGCTCCACTCAGTGAGAAATTTGCCGAAGAAATCGGAGCCGACGGATATAGCGACAATGCCAATGCCGCTGTAACTCTCGCCCGAAAATTATTGAACAAATAA
- a CDS encoding vitamin B12 dependent-methionine synthase activation domain-containing protein produces the protein MEHSLRFEELNLTKETVYIEMGYGAVSPDKNVRDLVDNLFLVANNIVRLRFYFRMFDGYVNKDCICCNQKIFHVNQTIATLLKNSERFVFFAATAGMEYQDFHNKLSNADDALLLFIWDILGSCIAEATGDIMEKFVETELPGIPHTNRFSPGYCGWHVNEQKLLFSLLPDNVCGITLNSSALMYPIKSISGVIGSGLHVDTRKYGCQFCELDNCYKKRIKKSFNHETQSQSE, from the coding sequence ATGGAACATTCACTGCGGTTCGAAGAACTAAACTTGACAAAAGAAACCGTATATATAGAAATGGGGTATGGAGCAGTATCTCCCGACAAAAATGTTCGGGATTTAGTCGACAACCTGTTCCTCGTTGCAAACAACATAGTAAGACTTCGTTTTTACTTTCGAATGTTCGACGGGTATGTAAACAAGGATTGTATATGTTGTAATCAAAAAATATTTCACGTTAACCAGACTATCGCCACACTGTTGAAAAACTCCGAAAGATTCGTTTTTTTCGCTGCGACTGCCGGTATGGAATATCAAGATTTTCACAATAAACTATCGAATGCAGACGATGCATTGCTACTATTCATTTGGGATATCCTCGGTAGTTGCATTGCCGAAGCGACAGGAGACATTATGGAAAAGTTCGTGGAAACAGAATTGCCGGGAATACCCCATACTAACCGTTTTAGTCCGGGTTATTGCGGGTGGCATGTGAATGAACAGAAATTACTCTTCTCACTCTTACCCGATAATGTGTGCGGAATCACTCTCAATAGCAGTGCCCTGATGTATCCTATAAAATCTATCAGCGGAGTGATAGGCTCTGGACTTCATGTCGATACCCGCAAATACGGTTGTCAATTCTGCGAACTGGACAACTGTTATAAGAAACGAATTAAAAAATCATTTAATCATGAAACTCAATCTCAATCGGAATAA